A genomic region of Jaculus jaculus isolate mJacJac1 chromosome 10, mJacJac1.mat.Y.cur, whole genome shotgun sequence contains the following coding sequences:
- the Rnf148 gene encoding RING finger protein 148, protein MSPARLNPSTPRSVSSRLLRLSIFLLLSLPDSKGKAIWTAHLNITFQVGNRIISELGESGLFGNHSPLERVSGAVVLPEGWNQNACNPLTNFSRPDQADSWLALIERGGCTFTHKINVAAEKGANGVIIYNYPGTGNKVFPMSHQGTENIVAVMIGNLKGMELLQLIQKGVYVTVIIEVGRMHMPWLSHYVMSLFTLLAATIAYLFLYCAWRPQVPNSSTRRQRQTKADVKKAIGQLQLRVLKEGDKELHPNEDNCVVCLDTYRPHDVIRILSCKHFFHKTCIDPWLLAHRTCPMCKCDVLKP, encoded by the coding sequence ATGAGCCCAGCTAGACTTAATCCTTCAACTCCCAGGTCTGTTTCATCTCGGCTCCTGAGACTGAGTATATTTTTACTACTTAGCCTTCCTGACTCTAAAGGAAAAGCAATATGGACAGCTCATCTGAATATAACCTTCCAGGTGGGAAACCGGATTATATCAGAATTGGGAGAGAGTGGATTGTTTGGGAATCATTCTCCTCTGGAAAGGGTATCTGGTGCAGTTGTTCTTCCAGAAGGATGGAATCAGAATGCTTGTAACCCACTTACCAACTTCAGCAGGCCTGATCAGGCAGACTCTTGGCTAGCCCTCATTGAACGTGGAGGCTGTACTTTTACTCATAAAATCAATGTGGCCGCAGAGAAAGGAGCAAATGGAGTGATCATCTATAACTATCCAGGTACGGGCAACAAGGTATTTCCAATGTCTCACCAGGGAACAGAGAATATAGTTGCAGTGATGATAGGCAATCTCAAAGGCATGGAACTTTTACAGTTGATACAGAAAGGTGTCTATGTGACAGTTATCATTGAAGTTGGgagaatgcacatgccatggCTGAGTCACTATGTCATGTCTCTGTTTACTTTGCTGGCAGCTACAATTGCCTATCTTTTCTTGTATTGTGCCTGGAGACCCCAAGTGCCCAATTCTTCCACCAGAAGGCAAAGACAAACAAAGGCTGATGTGAAGAAAGCTATTGGTCAGCTTCAACTTAGAGTGCTCAAGGAAGGGGATAAGGAGCTACACCCAAACGAGGATAATTGTGTTGTTTGCCTTGATACATACAGACCTCATGATGTCATACGAATTTTGTCATGCAAACATTTTTTCCATAAGACCTGTATTGACCCCTGGCTTTTAGCCCATCGGACATGCCCCATGTGCAAGTGTGATGTTCTGAAGCCTTAA
- the Rnf133 gene encoding E3 ubiquitin-protein ligase RNF133: protein MNLLKAGTGQNHTTSSWLVKFSFLWLLSQHCCRASAVWTAYMNISFHVGNHMLSELGETGIFGRNSVLKKISGVVVLPEGKSQNACDPTTNFKKPRNKAWLALIERGACTFTQKIKVAREKGASGVIIYNFPGTGNQIFPMSHQAFGDTVVVMIGNLKGMEIMHLIQKGVHVTATVEVGRKHIIWLNHYFVSFMIVTTATFAYFTFYHIRRLWIARLQNRRWQQFTADLKKAFGQLQVRVLKEGDEELNPTVDSCVICFEPYKLNDTVRILTCKHFFHKNCIDPWILAHGTCPMCKCDILKALGIQMDVEDGTESLQVLMSDDLPGTLSPIEEEINSELPLARLSGKVIHEQQHSTSQDTDSQPNVADKICQPSSGQHDL, encoded by the coding sequence ATGAATCTTCTTAAAGCTGGCACTGGACAAAACCACACTACATCTTCCTGGCTTGTGAAATTCAGTTTTCTTTGGCTTCTCAGTCAGCACTGTTGTAGAGCTAGTGCAGTTTGGACAGCTTATATGAACATATCATTTCATGTGGGAAACCACATGTTGTCAGAGCTGGGGGAGACTGGCATCTTTGGAAGAAACTCCGTTTTGAAGAAAATCTCAGGAGTTGTAGTACTGCCTGAGGGAAAAAGTCAAAATGCATGTGATCCCACCACCAACTTCAAAAAGCCAAGGAATAAAGCATGGCTGGCACTTATTGAAAGGGGAGCTTGTACTTTCACACAGAAAATTAAGgtggcaagggagaagggagccAGTGGAGTGATCATCTATAACTTTCCTGGAACTGGTAACCAGATTTTCCCCATGTCTCACCAGGCATTTGGTGACACCGTTGTAGTTATGATTGGTAACTTAAAAGGCATGGAAATTATGCATTTAATTCAAAAGGGAGTTCATGTTACAGCCACGGTTGAGGTGGGGAGGAAACACATCATCTGGTTGAATCACTATTTTGTCTCCTTTATGATTGTCACAACTGCTACTTTTGCTTATTTCACCTTTTATCATATCCGGAGACTCTGGATAGCAAGGCTTCAGAACAGAAGATGGCAGCAGTTCACAGCAGATCTCAAGAAAGCTTTTGGCCAGTTGCAAGTTCGAGTATTAAAGGAGGGGGATGAGGAATTAAATCCAACTGTGGATAGTTGTGTCATTTGCTTTGAACCCTACAAGCTTAATGATACAGTTCGTATCCTTACTTGTAAACATTTTTTCCACAAGAATTGTATTGACCCCTGGATTCTAGCCCATGGCACATGCCCTATGTGCAAATGTGACATTCTGAAAGCTTTGGGGATTCAAATGGATGTTGAAGATGGAACAGAATCTTTGCAAGTTCTAATGTCAGACGACTTGCCTGGAACCCTTTCACCTATTGAAGAGGAGATAAATAGTGAACTTCCTCTTGCAAGACTGTCAGGTAAAGTGATCCATGAGCAGCAGCATTCTACATCTCAGGATACTGACAGTCAGCCCAATGTGGCAGACAAAATCTGTCAGCCCTCATCTGGACAGCATGACCTTTGA